AACTTTAGACATGAAGGGATTTTATCCTATTTTTGCGCTTTCTTTCTAATGAAAACAAGCAAATATAAAAATTGTTTTGCTTAAACTGTTAAATTTAATAAAACCCTAGCAATTCCGATGACATCCCAAGAAGTTAGAACTCAATTTTTAGACTTTTTTAAAGGGAAAAACCATAAAATAGTTCCTTCCGCACCAATGGTTATGAAAGATGACCCAACTTTAATGTTCACCAATGCGGGAATGAACCAGTTTAAGGAGTATTTTTTAGGGAATTCCGTTCCTAAATCCAAGCGTGTTTCCGACAGTCAAAAATGCCTGCGGGTCAGTGGTAAGCACAACGATTTGGAGGAGGTGGGAAAAGATACCTATCACCACACCATGTTCGAGATGTTGGGGAACTGGAGTTTTGGCGATTATTTTAAAAAAGAGGCGATTCAGTGGGCTTGGGAACTGTTGACGGAAGTCTACGGTATAGACAAAGACAGTTTATATGTTTCCGTCTTTGAAGGCAGTGACGATACTGACAATTTGGAGATGGACAAAGAAGCTTTTGCGTTATGGAAGGCCATTGTTCCCGAGGATAGAATCATTATGGGGAACAAGAAAGATAATTTCTGGGAAATGGGTGACCAAGGTCCTTGTGGCCCTTGTTCGGAGATTCATGTGGACATCCGTCCCAAAGAAGAAAAAACAGAAATATCTGGGGCTTCGTTAGTGAATCAAGATCATCCACAAGTTGTGGAAATCTGGAACTTGGTCTTTATGCAGTATAACAGAAAGGCCAATGGAAGTTTGGAAAGCCTCCCGGAAAAGCATGTGGATACAGGGATGGGCTTTGAGCGACTTTGTATGGTGTTGCAAGGGGTCACATCAAATTACGATACCGATGTTTTTACGCCATTGATCCGTGAGATAGAAACTATCACCGGACGTAAATACGGCAAGAATGAAGAGACGGATATTGCCATACGGGTGGTAGCTGATCATGTTAGGGCCGTAGCATTTTCAATAGCAGATGGACAATTGCCAAGCAATTCTGGTGCAGGTTATGTTATCCGCAGGATTTTAAGGAGGGCTATTCGCTATGGTTTTACATTTTTGGGCACGAACAAACCTTTTATTTACCGGTTGGTGAAGGTGCTTGGGGAGACCATGGGCAAAGCTTTTCCAGAACTGCGAGAACAGTATCAGTTGATTGAGAATGTAGTGAAGGAAGAAGAAAGTTCTTTTTTGAGTACGTTAGAACAAGGATTGGTACTATTGAATTCGGTCATAAAATCCTCAAAGACTAAAACCATAGAGGGCCAAAAGGCATTTGAACTCTATGATACGTTTGGATTCCCTATCGATTTAACGGCCCTGATTCTTGATGAAAAAGGGTATCAGTTGGATAAAGCAGGCTTTGAAAAAGCCTTAAAGGCCCAAAAAGACCGTTCTAGGGCCGCTTCGGAAACCTCCAAGGAAGATTGGACCGTTTTAATGGAGGACTCGGAGCAGGAATTCATCGGTTATGATAGTCTAGAAGCAGATGTAAAGCTGGTAAAATATAGAAAGATTAGCAGTAAGAAAGATGGGGAGCAATTTCAATTGGTCTTTAATCTAACGCCTTTTTATCCCGAAGGAGGTGGGCAGGTAGGCGATAAAGGATATTTGGAAGCGCCTAATGGCGATATCATCTATGTTATTGACACCAAAAGGGAAAATAATGAGATTGTACACTTTTCAGAAAGTCTTCCCAATGCTGTCACTAGCATATTCAAGGCCAGTGTAGATAAAAAGCAACGTGAGCGAACAGCAAGTAACCATACGGCGACCCATTTATTGCACCAAGCTTTGCGAGAAGTTTTGGGAACACATGTGGAACAAAAGGGTTCGGCCGTACATTCCAAATATTTACGATTTGATTTTTCGCATTTCTCAAAGTTGAAGGTGGAGGAACTGCGTGCGGTCGAGAATTTTGTCAATGCCCGTATTGAAGGACAATTGCCATTTGAAGAGAATAGGAATATTCCATTGAAGGAAGCCATGGAGCAAGGAGCCATGGCACTTTTTGGCGAAAAGTATGGAGACACGGTACGTACCGTTAAGTTTGGTCAGTCCATTGAACTATGTGGTGGAACGCATGTAAAAAATACAGGTGATATCTGGCATTTTAAAATAGTATCTGAAGGGGCTGTCGCAGCTGGCATTCGAAGAATTGAAGCGATAACCTCGGATGCGGTCAAAGAGTTCTACTTTAAGAACAATAGAATGCTCTATGAAATCAAAGACCTATTGAACAATGCCCAAGATCCTGTAAAAGCAGTAGAAGGTTTGCAAGAGGAGAATTCCACTCTGAAGAAACAAGTGGAGCAACTCTTGAAGGATAAGGCGAAAGGACTTAAAAATGATTTAATTTCAGAATTGGAAGAAGTTGATGGTGTTCGGTTTTTGGCTAAAAAAGTGGAGTTGGACGCAGCAGGAATTAAAGACCTTGCCTTTGAAATGGGCGGTCAGTTCGATAACCTGTTTTTATTGCTCGCAGCCGAAAATGATGGAAAAGCGTTGTTATCCTGTTACATTTCCAAAGAATTGGTGACCAATAGAAAGATGCATGCGGGGAACATTGTCCGCGAACTTGGAAAACATATTCAGGGAGGTGGTGGCGGACAGCCATTTTTTGCTACCGCTGGGGGTAAGAATCCGGCCGGAATTGAAGACGCACTAAATAGTGTTAAGGAAATGATTTAGGAAATTCTATGGGTTATGCGGTTTTTCAAAGTAAAAACGATTAACTGGAAATATATCTTCGGTGAAATATTCTTGATTTTTGTGGGAATCAATTTGGCTATTTGGTTCAATGACTGGAATTCTTCGAAAGCAATTCAAAATGATAAGGAGGTTGCACTATCTAAGATAAAAGTAGAGCTAGAAGCCAATCTGGAAGAGTTGGTCGTGAATAGAAGCCTCAACCAAAAAATTCCATCCTTTCTTACTGAAATGGATAGTTTGAAGAACGGTAATGAAGCGTTGATTTTAACCCCTTCGGATATGAAAGAACTCTGGGATAGATATCCTGAGCAAATTAAGGGTGTTGATTCTATTCCTGTAGATGACAAACTTAATAAATATGAAATCGACGCCTTTGTCAATCTTGAGATAACGGATTTGAGTAGTATTGCTTGGGATGTAGCTAAGTCCACAGGTATATTCCATAAATTCGGATACGACTGTCTCTATGAGCTTCAGGGATTGTACAACACTCAGGATTTGGTAAAGACTGAACTCAAAAATGCAACAGATGCTTTGAGAACTGGAACTATGCAGGATTTTCTAAGAGTACTTGAGTTTATGGTGCAATTGGAAAATCAGCTTGAAGATCAATATCGAGAAATGATAAAGAGCATAGATAATTGCAAGTAATATATCTGAATGAAATTGCAGACCACAATTCCATTGGGAAAAGGTAAAACCCAAATTGATTATAAAAGTAAATTATTACTACTGGGCTCCTGTTTTGTGGAAAATATAGGTCAAAAACTGAGCTATTATAAATTCCAGCAAGTTCAAAATCCTTTTGGAATCCTGTTTCATCCACTTGCCATTGAAAATTTGATAGAGCGTGCCCTACATGATAAAATGTATCAGGAGAACGAGGTTTTTGAGCATCAAGAAATCTGGAAGTGTTTTGATGCGCATTCCGATTGCAGTGCTTTATCAAAACAGGAATTACTTCAAAATTTAAATGATAAACTTCGTCAAACAAAAAAGCGGGTAACTGCGGCCAGTCACATCGTCATAACCTTGGGTACGGCTTGGGTATACCGGAATACTGAAAGCGATAGCATTGTTGCCAATTGCCATAAAGTACCGC
The nucleotide sequence above comes from Flagellimonas sp. HMM57. Encoded proteins:
- the alaS gene encoding alanine--tRNA ligase — encoded protein: MTSQEVRTQFLDFFKGKNHKIVPSAPMVMKDDPTLMFTNAGMNQFKEYFLGNSVPKSKRVSDSQKCLRVSGKHNDLEEVGKDTYHHTMFEMLGNWSFGDYFKKEAIQWAWELLTEVYGIDKDSLYVSVFEGSDDTDNLEMDKEAFALWKAIVPEDRIIMGNKKDNFWEMGDQGPCGPCSEIHVDIRPKEEKTEISGASLVNQDHPQVVEIWNLVFMQYNRKANGSLESLPEKHVDTGMGFERLCMVLQGVTSNYDTDVFTPLIREIETITGRKYGKNEETDIAIRVVADHVRAVAFSIADGQLPSNSGAGYVIRRILRRAIRYGFTFLGTNKPFIYRLVKVLGETMGKAFPELREQYQLIENVVKEEESSFLSTLEQGLVLLNSVIKSSKTKTIEGQKAFELYDTFGFPIDLTALILDEKGYQLDKAGFEKALKAQKDRSRAASETSKEDWTVLMEDSEQEFIGYDSLEADVKLVKYRKISSKKDGEQFQLVFNLTPFYPEGGGQVGDKGYLEAPNGDIIYVIDTKRENNEIVHFSESLPNAVTSIFKASVDKKQRERTASNHTATHLLHQALREVLGTHVEQKGSAVHSKYLRFDFSHFSKLKVEELRAVENFVNARIEGQLPFEENRNIPLKEAMEQGAMALFGEKYGDTVRTVKFGQSIELCGGTHVKNTGDIWHFKIVSEGAVAAGIRRIEAITSDAVKEFYFKNNRMLYEIKDLLNNAQDPVKAVEGLQEENSTLKKQVEQLLKDKAKGLKNDLISELEEVDGVRFLAKKVELDAAGIKDLAFEMGGQFDNLFLLLAAENDGKALLSCYISKELVTNRKMHAGNIVRELGKHIQGGGGGQPFFATAGGKNPAGIEDALNSVKEMI